A genomic region of Microtus ochrogaster isolate Prairie Vole_2 chromosome 15, MicOch1.0, whole genome shotgun sequence contains the following coding sequences:
- the LOC102001638 gene encoding keratin, type II cuticular Hb5 codes for MSCRSYRISSGCGVTRNFSSCSAVAPKTGNRCCISAAPFRGVSCYRGLTGFSSRSLCNPSPCGPRMAVGGFRSGSCGRSFGYRSGGVCGPSPPCITTVSVNESLLTPLNLEIDPNAQCVKHEEKEQIKCLNSKFAAFIDKVRFLEQQNKLLETKWQFYQNQRCCESNLEPLFGGYIEALRREAECVEADGGRLAAELNHVQEAMEGYKKKYEEEVALRATAENEFVVLKKDVDCAYLRKSDLEANVEALVEESSFLKRLYEEEIRVLQAHISDTSVIVKMDNSRDLNMDCVVAEIKAQYDDVASRSRAEAESWYRTKCEEMKATVIRHGETLRRTKEEINELNRIIQRLTAEIENAKTQRAKLETAVAEAEQQGEAALTDARCKLAELEAALQKAKQDMACLLKEYQEVMNSKLGLDIEIATYRRLLEGEEHRLCEGVGSVNVCVSSSRGGVACGGLTYGTTPGRQIASGPSATGGSISVMAPDSCTPCQPRSSSFSCGSSRSVRFA; via the exons ATGTCCTGTCGCTCCTACAGGATCAGCTCAGGATGTGGAGTTACCCGAAACTTCAGCTCCTGCTCAGCTGTGGCCCCTAAAACTGGCAACCGCTGCTGCATCAGTGCTGCTCCATTCCGAGGAGTGTCCTGCTACAGGGGATTGACCGGCTTCAGCAGCCGAAGTCTCTGTAACCCGAGCCCCTGTGGGCCCCGCATGGCTGTGGGAGGCTTCCGCTCAGGGTCCTGTGGACGCAGCTTTGGATACCGCTCAGGGGGTGTTTGTGGGCCCAGTCCCCCCTGCATCACCACCGTCTCTGTCAATGAGAGCCTGCTCACGCCCCTCAACCTGGAGATCGACCCCAATGCTCAGTGCGTGAAGCATGAGGAGAAGGAACAGATCAAGTGCCTCAACAGCAAGTTCGCAGCCTTCATTGACAAG GTGCGCTTCCTGGAGCAGCAGAACAAGCTGCTGGAGACCAAGTGGCAGTTCTACCAGAACCAGCGCTGCTGCGAGAGCAACCTAGAGCCCCTGTTTGGAGGCTACATCGAGGCACTGAGGCGGGAGGCTGAGTGTGTGGAGGCTGATGGTGGGCGGCTGGCTGCTGAGCTCAACCACGTGcaggaggccatggagggctACAAGAAGAA GTATGAAGAGGAGGTAGCTCTGAGGGCTACCGCAGAAAATGAGTTTGTGGTTCTGAAGAAG gATGTGGACTGTGCCTACTTACGTAAATCAGACCTGGAGGCCAACGTGGAGGCCTTGGTGGAGGAGTCCAGCTTCCTGAAGCGCCTCTATGAAGAG GAGATCCGTGTTCTGCAAGCCCATATCTCAGACACTTCAGTCATCGTGAAGATGGACAACAGCCGGGACCTGAACATGGACTGTGTTGTTGCTGAGATCAAGGCTCAGTATGATGACGTTGCCAGCCGCAGCCGGGCAGAGGCTGAGTCCTGGTACCGCACCAAG TGTGAGGAGATGAAGGCCACAGTGATCCGGCATGGGGAGACCCTGCGCCGCACAAAGGAGGAGATCAACGAGCTGAACCGCATCATCCAGAGGCTGACGGCTGAGATTGAGAATGCCAAGACCCAG CGTGCTAAGCTGGAGACAGCTGTGGCCGAGGCAGAGCAGCAGGGAGAGGCCGCCCTCACTGATGCCCGCTGCAAGCTGGCTGAGCTGGAGGCTGCCCTACAGAAGGCCAAGCAGGACATGGCCTGCCTGCTCAAGGAGTACCAGGAGGTGATGAACTCCAAGCTGGGCCTGGACATTGAGATCGCCACCTATAGGCGCCTGCTGGAGGGCGAGGAGCACAG gCTATGCGAGGGTGTGGGCTCCGTGAATGTCT GTGTCAGCAGCTCCCGTGGTGGAGTCGCATGTGGGGGGCTCACATATGGTACAACCCCAGGGCGCCAGATTGCCTCTGGCCCCTCTGCCACTGGGGGCAGCATCTCAGTGATGGCCCCTGACTCCTGCACTCCTTGCCAGCCAAGATCCTCCAGCTTCAGCTGTGGGAGCAGTCGCTCAGTGCGCTTTGCTTAG